The Desulforegulaceae bacterium genome includes a window with the following:
- a CDS encoding tetratricopeptide repeat protein yields MKKLLLILIIVLSAPLFAESAVIREISLENSGEKIVIGLDQYPNFRVYQSDKNEVIISFKDTDLHENIITSGRGGDFISKIFYEEFLESISIVTIITKKEIEDINKSFDYARNRLIVNFIPKRVYYSNKSPVYIQKKQLDKSMADKLQSGDKKHFKSFESGKDKKTDKFVKQEDRIIKTIPGEKVYSKTSSVGNIVDAMEKSPCRDSINVKTALRLAKEKNFQAALGRMEAELKGGFIFECEDKLVFLKSWLEYMVVKSDQDNNSLYALKNQVESLLLRYQDSSFIPYGYALAGLINKDLANYPLSKGFFHLAEQGYPDYQGMAEVYFNLGEIYYEEKELRKSEEYLEKLEKEYSDTKFNDDAKLIYGQILYSRKRYFDTIRTLGPFVNENSRVIYESPDLLKFVADSYFLTGSNEKARELFSQIFNMFPEMDKKDIVLASIGETFENQGDLKKAENIYKLVIERYPGTEGFIKSSLKLADNMDDPEKREIIYKMIVKDFPDSVEGRISLLRLATIYNDQQRFEESIDSIKILLRENPRALRKDALHLMGVAMGGLLENYIENDNYAAALRLVEKNRFFIEDMKNYKVHFISGKVYNETHMYGESKERLGLAYKLFPNKAKIPFELLEYMVLTDIELKNYDEALGVCDEILKKFNDGGLKGFAYEKKADISAALNDFDKSESFYKNSISVFNDKLSKASVFVKLGELYKSENKNLESINSFDRAVSIYSSLGKNDYKNQIAYSAKKSGEINLKLKRFEKAVSSFKIVLDFNAGKENFYEAKFSMGEALRGSGKIEDALKEYRAVFLAEESGLLFKKLAEQRIREIELEKTLEKS; encoded by the coding sequence ATGAAGAAACTGCTTTTAATTTTAATCATTGTTTTATCAGCTCCTCTATTTGCTGAGTCTGCTGTCATACGGGAGATCAGTCTGGAAAATTCTGGAGAAAAAATTGTAATCGGTCTTGATCAATACCCAAATTTCAGGGTTTATCAGTCAGATAAAAACGAGGTGATAATCAGTTTTAAAGACACAGATCTTCATGAAAATATCATTACCTCAGGAAGAGGCGGGGATTTTATTTCAAAAATTTTCTATGAGGAGTTTTTAGAAAGTATTTCAATTGTAACCATAATTACTAAAAAAGAAATAGAAGATATAAATAAAAGCTTCGACTATGCCAGGAACAGACTTATTGTAAATTTTATACCCAAAAGAGTTTATTATTCAAATAAAAGCCCTGTGTACATTCAAAAAAAGCAGCTTGATAAAAGTATGGCTGATAAACTTCAGTCTGGTGACAAAAAACATTTCAAATCCTTTGAATCAGGGAAAGATAAAAAGACTGATAAGTTTGTAAAACAAGAAGATAGAATTATTAAAACCATTCCTGGTGAAAAAGTTTATTCAAAAACAAGTTCAGTTGGAAATATAGTTGATGCCATGGAAAAAAGCCCATGCCGTGATTCTATAAATGTTAAAACTGCTTTAAGGCTTGCAAAAGAAAAGAATTTTCAGGCTGCTCTTGGAAGAATGGAAGCTGAACTCAAAGGTGGTTTTATCTTTGAATGTGAAGACAAACTGGTTTTTTTAAAATCATGGCTTGAGTATATGGTTGTAAAGTCAGACCAAGATAATAATTCTTTGTATGCTTTAAAAAATCAGGTAGAATCTCTTTTGTTAAGATATCAGGATTCTTCTTTTATTCCCTATGGTTACGCCCTTGCCGGTTTGATAAACAAGGATCTGGCAAATTATCCACTTTCAAAAGGTTTTTTTCATTTAGCAGAGCAGGGCTATCCGGACTATCAGGGGATGGCCGAGGTGTATTTTAATCTTGGGGAAATTTATTATGAAGAAAAAGAGCTTAGAAAATCTGAAGAATATCTTGAAAAACTTGAAAAAGAATATAGCGATACAAAGTTTAATGATGATGCAAAGCTGATTTACGGTCAGATTCTTTACTCAAGGAAAAGATATTTTGACACAATAAGAACTCTTGGTCCTTTTGTGAATGAAAATTCAAGGGTGATTTATGAAAGCCCGGATTTGTTGAAGTTTGTAGCAGATTCTTATTTTCTTACAGGGAGTAATGAAAAAGCAAGGGAGCTGTTTTCACAAATTTTCAATATGTTTCCTGAAATGGACAAAAAAGATATTGTTTTGGCAAGCATAGGGGAAACCTTTGAAAATCAGGGAGATTTAAAAAAAGCTGAAAATATTTACAAGCTGGTAATTGAGCGTTATCCGGGAACTGAAGGGTTTATCAAAAGTTCGCTTAAACTGGCTGATAATATGGACGACCCTGAAAAAAGAGAAATTATTTACAAAATGATAGTAAAGGACTTTCCCGATTCTGTAGAGGGAAGAATTTCACTTCTTCGTCTAGCCACTATTTATAATGATCAACAAAGGTTTGAGGAAAGTATTGATTCAATTAAAATACTTTTAAGGGAAAATCCCAGGGCCCTGAGAAAAGATGCTCTCCATTTAATGGGAGTGGCAATGGGCGGTTTGTTAGAAAACTATATTGAAAATGATAATTATGCGGCTGCTCTCAGGCTTGTTGAAAAGAACAGATTTTTCATTGAAGATATGAAAAATTACAAAGTTCATTTTATTTCAGGTAAAGTTTACAATGAAACCCATATGTATGGGGAATCAAAGGAAAGGCTTGGACTTGCTTACAAGCTTTTTCCCAACAAGGCAAAAATTCCTTTTGAACTTCTTGAATATATGGTTTTAACAGATATAGAGCTTAAAAATTATGATGAAGCCCTTGGAGTTTGTGATGAAATTTTGAAAAAATTTAATGATGGTGGTTTGAAGGGGTTTGCCTATGAAAAAAAAGCTGATATTTCAGCAGCTCTAAATGATTTTGATAAATCCGAATCTTTTTATAAAAACTCAATATCAGTATTTAATGACAAATTATCAAAAGCATCTGTTTTTGTAAAACTTGGAGAGCTTTACAAGTCTGAAAATAAAAACCTAGAATCTATAAATTCTTTTGACAGGGCTGTTTCTATTTATTCTTCACTTGGAAAAAATGATTATAAAAATCAAATTGCCTATTCAGCTAAAAAATCAGGAGAAATAAATCTCAAGCTTAAAAGGTTTGAAAAAGCTGTATCTTCTTTTAAAATTGTATTAGATTTTAATGCTGGAAAAGAAAATTTTTATGAGGCAAAGTTTAGTATGGGTGAAGCTTTGCGGGGAAGCGGGAAAATTGAGGATGCTCTGAAAGAATACAGGGCTGTTTTTTTAGCTGAGGAATCAGGCCTGCTTTTTAAAAAGCTTGCAGAACAGAGAATAAGAGAAATAGAACTTGAAAAAACACTTGAAAAGTCCTGA
- a CDS encoding sigma-54 dependent transcriptional regulator → MAVSSGENKKIKIPSFQGIVGESPAIVKVAKIIKKVAKTDSSVLVTGESGTGKELIAKAIHNLSKRSANELVIINCGAIPGNLLESELFGHEKGSFTGAISSHIGRFERADKGTLFLDEIGDMSPVLQVKLLRAIQEQQFEKVGGSKPVKVDVRFISATNKNLKKAIEESEFREDLYYRLNVIPVEVPALRERKTDIPLLSSFFLERLSKRFEEPMKTLSKEVLDILLGYHWPGNIRELENIMEQVAVMSDGDEVTADDLPLDLKDDSTSGSSSEMIINTIESGISFNDAVDNYQRAIILEALRKTGWVKAKAAKLLKMNRTTLVERIKKLGISEQDELEILVF, encoded by the coding sequence AATAATTAAAAAAGTGGCAAAAACTGATAGTTCAGTTTTGGTCACCGGAGAAAGTGGAACAGGAAAAGAGCTGATTGCAAAGGCAATTCACAATCTTAGCAAAAGAAGTGCAAATGAGCTTGTCATTATAAACTGCGGGGCAATTCCAGGCAATCTTTTGGAAAGTGAGCTATTCGGCCATGAAAAAGGCTCTTTTACAGGTGCAATTTCCTCCCATATTGGAAGGTTTGAAAGAGCAGATAAAGGGACTTTGTTTCTTGATGAAATCGGTGACATGTCTCCTGTTCTCCAGGTAAAGCTTTTACGTGCTATTCAGGAACAGCAGTTTGAAAAAGTGGGCGGATCAAAACCTGTGAAAGTTGATGTAAGGTTTATTTCAGCAACAAATAAAAATCTTAAAAAAGCAATAGAAGAAAGTGAGTTCAGAGAAGATCTTTATTATAGGCTTAATGTCATTCCTGTTGAAGTCCCTGCCTTAAGGGAAAGAAAAACAGACATTCCTCTTTTATCTAGTTTTTTTCTTGAAAGGTTGTCTAAAAGATTTGAAGAGCCCATGAAAACTCTTTCAAAAGAAGTTTTGGATATTCTCCTGGGATATCATTGGCCGGGAAATATTAGAGAACTTGAAAATATAATGGAACAGGTTGCAGTTATGAGCGATGGAGATGAGGTAACTGCCGATGATCTTCCTCTTGATCTTAAAGATGACTCAACTTCAGGTTCTTCATCTGAAATGATAATCAATACAATAGAAAGCGGAATAAGCTTTAATGATGCTGTGGATAATTATCAGCGTGCCATAATTTTAGAGGCCTTAAGAAAAACAGGATGGGTAAAGGCCAAAGCTGCAAAACTTCTTAAAATGAACAGAACTACTCTTGTAGAAAGAATTAAGAAGCTTGGAATTTCAGAGCAGGATGAACTTGAAATTCTTGTTTTCTAG